The following coding sequences lie in one Myxococcus xanthus genomic window:
- a CDS encoding EscU/YscU/HrcU family type III secretion system export apparatus switch protein, with amino-acid sequence MSDDAEIAIALKYDKEKDGAPRVVAKGMRLKAEKIREIAREHNIPLMRNVNLANALYRVEVGQEVPEELYDAVAEVLNFVYELQREQAAAAARR; translated from the coding sequence ATGAGTGACGACGCCGAAATCGCCATCGCGTTGAAGTACGACAAGGAGAAGGACGGCGCGCCGCGCGTGGTGGCCAAGGGCATGCGGCTCAAGGCGGAGAAGATTCGCGAGATTGCCCGCGAGCACAACATCCCCCTCATGCGGAACGTGAACCTGGCCAATGCCCTCTACCGGGTGGAGGTGGGCCAGGAGGTCCCCGAGGAGCTGTATGACGCCGTGGCCGAGGTCCTGAACTTCGTCTACGAGCTGCAACGGGAGCAGGCGGCCGCGGCCGCCAGGCGCTAG
- a CDS encoding flagellar biosynthetic protein FliR gives MNVADLVAELGTRANVSAVIFTVALVMCRVMPVLIFSPFLGGEVVPTELKMGVGLTLSIVLYPLIAGSVTSIPLSALPYIALMAKEVFVGFTIAFVVNTLFEAARVAGNLVDTMSGSNNAQLYVPQLGQQVTLFSSFKVQLAVVLFLTLNGHHLVIEALADSLVAVPLDGFPRFHDGPWPFFDLMIRVFADLLKVSLSLAAPAMLATFLTDVALGAINRVAPQIQVFFISMSVKPLVSVLLVFLVLGALMDRMQGEMVIMLRTLNQALRLLS, from the coding sequence ATGAACGTCGCGGACCTCGTCGCAGAGCTGGGCACCCGGGCCAACGTCTCGGCCGTCATCTTCACGGTGGCGCTGGTGATGTGCCGGGTGATGCCCGTGCTCATCTTCAGCCCCTTCCTGGGCGGCGAGGTGGTCCCCACCGAGCTGAAGATGGGCGTCGGGCTGACGCTCTCCATCGTCCTCTATCCGCTCATCGCGGGCTCGGTGACGTCCATCCCCCTGAGCGCCCTGCCGTACATCGCGCTGATGGCGAAGGAGGTGTTCGTCGGCTTCACCATCGCCTTCGTCGTCAACACGCTGTTCGAAGCGGCGCGCGTGGCCGGCAACCTGGTGGACACCATGTCCGGCAGCAACAACGCGCAGCTGTACGTGCCCCAGCTCGGGCAGCAGGTGACGTTGTTCTCCAGCTTCAAGGTGCAGCTGGCGGTGGTGCTGTTCCTCACGCTGAACGGGCACCACCTGGTCATCGAGGCGCTGGCGGACAGCCTGGTGGCGGTGCCGCTGGACGGCTTCCCGCGCTTCCACGACGGGCCGTGGCCCTTCTTCGACCTGATGATTCGCGTGTTCGCGGACCTGCTCAAGGTGAGCCTGTCGCTGGCCGCTCCGGCGATGCTGGCGACCTTCCTCACCGACGTGGCGCTGGGCGCCATCAACCGCGTGGCGCCGCAAATCCAGGTGTTCTTCATCTCCATGTCCGTCAAGCCCCTGGTGAGCGTGCTGCTCGTCTTCCTGGTGCTCGGCGCCTTGATGGACCGCATGCAGGGGGAGATGGTCATCATGCTGCGGACCCTCAACCAAGCCCTGCGGCTCTTGTCCTGA
- the sctU gene encoding type III secretion system export apparatus subunit SctU, with product MSDESGEKTEEPSQKKLDDSRKKGQVWKSKDLSGVGVLVVGLAAVKGSWDMLETELTSLFLFSFDHLTNPVDLSVATGQLLYLGVRAVVLVSLPVLAGGAIVGGLLEYLQVGTLFTMDPLMPKMEKLNPIQGMKNLFNKKAIVELLKNLIKISVTAYVVYGVVRDSMPMVVETLRQDTRGIMAIMGELVTRVATRVALLFVLFGVFDVWWQRKSFMKDMMMTKEEVKKEYKQSEGDPHHKAKRKELHQEIMEGAQMEAVRDADVIVTNPDHVAVALKYDREKDGAPRVLARGIDFKAERIKAIAREQDVPTLRNVPLAHALLRVEVGHEVPEELYDAVAEVLNFVYGLKSGQPVPEGRA from the coding sequence ATGTCGGACGAGAGCGGCGAAAAAACAGAAGAGCCATCCCAGAAGAAGCTGGATGACTCACGCAAGAAGGGGCAGGTCTGGAAGAGCAAGGACCTCAGCGGCGTGGGTGTGCTCGTGGTGGGGCTGGCTGCCGTCAAAGGCAGCTGGGACATGCTGGAGACGGAGCTGACGTCGCTCTTCCTGTTCTCCTTCGACCACCTGACGAACCCGGTGGACCTGTCGGTCGCCACCGGGCAGCTGCTCTACCTGGGCGTGCGAGCGGTGGTGCTGGTGTCGTTGCCGGTGCTGGCGGGCGGGGCCATTGTCGGCGGACTGTTGGAGTACCTCCAGGTGGGGACGCTCTTCACCATGGATCCGCTGATGCCCAAGATGGAGAAGCTCAACCCCATCCAGGGCATGAAGAACCTGTTCAACAAGAAGGCGATTGTTGAACTGCTGAAGAACCTCATCAAAATCTCCGTCACCGCCTACGTCGTCTACGGCGTGGTGCGCGACTCCATGCCCATGGTGGTCGAAACGTTGCGGCAGGACACGCGCGGCATCATGGCCATCATGGGAGAACTGGTGACGCGCGTCGCCACGCGGGTGGCGCTCCTCTTCGTCCTCTTCGGCGTCTTCGACGTCTGGTGGCAGCGCAAGTCCTTCATGAAGGACATGATGATGACGAAGGAGGAGGTGAAGAAGGAGTACAAGCAGAGCGAGGGCGACCCGCACCACAAGGCCAAGCGCAAGGAGCTGCACCAGGAAATCATGGAGGGGGCGCAGATGGAGGCCGTGCGTGACGCCGACGTCATCGTCACCAACCCGGACCACGTGGCGGTGGCTCTCAAGTACGACCGGGAGAAGGACGGCGCGCCGCGCGTGCTGGCCCGGGGCATCGACTTCAAGGCCGAGCGCATCAAGGCCATTGCCCGCGAGCAGGACGTGCCCACGCTGCGCAACGTGCCCCTGGCCCACGCCCTGCTGCGGGTGGAGGTGGGGCACGAAGTCCCGGAGGAGCTGTACGACGCGGTCGCCGAGGTCCTCAACTTCGTCTACGGCTTGAAGTCCGGCCAGCCGGTCCCCGAGGGCCGCGCGTGA
- a CDS encoding SycD/LcrH family type III secretion system chaperone, whose product MAVLDPDDPKDEAKLDTLLQRWADGKATLRDVRGYSDEELYAIAKTAYYFFYQGRVSEARTLFQGLYAVNPTDAYFAKALGVVEMAAGNGQGALAAFDVAAKLTPHDPSVYVGRAEVKLAMGQKPQALEDLRRAAAMQPGDDPVVRKAAAMISALSRR is encoded by the coding sequence ATGGCGGTCCTGGACCCGGATGATCCGAAGGACGAGGCGAAGCTGGACACGCTTCTGCAGCGCTGGGCGGATGGCAAGGCCACGCTGCGGGACGTGCGTGGCTACTCGGACGAAGAGCTCTACGCCATCGCCAAGACGGCCTACTACTTCTTCTATCAAGGCCGGGTGAGCGAGGCGCGCACGCTCTTCCAGGGCCTGTATGCCGTCAACCCGACGGATGCCTACTTCGCCAAGGCCCTGGGCGTGGTGGAGATGGCGGCTGGGAACGGGCAGGGGGCGCTGGCGGCCTTCGACGTGGCCGCCAAGCTGACGCCGCATGATCCGTCCGTCTACGTGGGGCGCGCGGAAGTGAAGCTGGCCATGGGCCAGAAGCCCCAGGCGCTGGAGGACCTGCGCCGGGCGGCGGCGATGCAGCCGGGGGATGACCCCGTGGTGCGCAAGGCGGCGGCCATGATCTCCGCCCTGAGCCGCCGCTGA